One segment of Fructilactobacillus hinvesii DNA contains the following:
- a CDS encoding UDP-N-acetylmuramoyl-L-alanyl-D-glutamate--2,6-diaminopimelate ligase — protein MLSVAEIINLLQEHHLLKTTNATEKTDTFNSVSYDSRTVETGTLFFCKGNFKPDYLIAAEQKGATGFVAEKPQSASSNLSEFIVSDVQKAMALLSAAFFNFPQNELTTFAITGTKGKTTTAYFLREAINAATNNQTALFSTVNTILGPDPAATFKSELTTPESLDLFRNMRQAVNNGMKFLVMEVSSQAYLKNRVFNLHFEHGTFLNISPDHVGENEHPTLANYLHCKEQLLVNSRKVVINAATDQLQDVYFAAKATTNPENIYLYARNGTQTELPMQLDFTFDSEADTLTDNEIYLRALTTKAQKLQLEGKYQIGIPGDYNETNAVAAIINAGLAGFKREQLLTGLATTQIPGRMERYQSQAHGTIYVDYAHNYASTKALLQFLKTQSPDGKTIAVVGSPGNKGIDRREGFGKALSEEADVAILTTDDPAFEDPLAIAREIDSYIDHDRVQVYYELDRKKAIQKAIQLGAPSDIIVVLGKGQDPYQKIQGIDTPYPTDSVVVKQFLKQLQ, from the coding sequence ATGTTGAGCGTTGCAGAGATTATAAATTTATTACAAGAACACCATCTATTAAAAACAACTAATGCCACCGAAAAAACGGATACGTTTAACTCGGTTAGTTATGATTCTCGAACGGTTGAAACAGGCACGCTCTTCTTTTGTAAGGGAAACTTTAAACCGGACTATCTGATTGCTGCTGAACAAAAAGGAGCAACTGGATTTGTCGCTGAGAAGCCCCAATCAGCTAGTTCCAATTTATCGGAATTTATTGTTAGCGATGTGCAAAAAGCAATGGCTCTCCTTTCTGCTGCTTTCTTTAATTTTCCCCAGAATGAACTGACTACTTTTGCCATTACTGGGACCAAGGGAAAAACTACAACGGCTTATTTTCTTCGTGAAGCAATTAATGCTGCTACTAACAATCAAACGGCTTTGTTTTCGACGGTTAATACTATTTTGGGGCCTGATCCAGCAGCGACGTTTAAATCAGAGCTAACCACGCCAGAATCGCTGGACTTATTTAGAAACATGCGCCAAGCCGTCAATAACGGAATGAAATTTTTAGTGATGGAGGTTTCTTCCCAAGCATATCTAAAGAATCGTGTGTTTAATTTACACTTCGAACATGGAACTTTTTTAAATATTTCTCCCGATCATGTTGGTGAAAATGAACATCCGACCCTTGCCAATTATCTGCACTGCAAGGAACAGTTACTGGTAAATTCACGGAAAGTGGTCATTAACGCGGCTACAGATCAGTTACAAGACGTTTATTTTGCTGCCAAGGCCACTACCAATCCAGAAAATATTTATTTGTACGCTAGAAACGGAACCCAGACCGAATTACCAATGCAGTTGGACTTTACCTTTGATAGTGAAGCAGACACCTTAACCGATAATGAAATTTATCTCCGGGCTCTAACAACCAAGGCACAGAAATTGCAATTGGAAGGGAAATATCAAATTGGGATTCCGGGTGACTATAACGAAACTAACGCAGTTGCTGCGATCATTAACGCTGGATTAGCGGGCTTCAAACGGGAACAGCTGCTAACGGGTCTCGCCACCACTCAAATTCCGGGACGGATGGAACGCTACCAAAGCCAAGCTCACGGTACAATCTATGTAGACTATGCCCATAATTATGCCAGTACCAAAGCGCTGCTCCAGTTTTTGAAGACCCAATCTCCTGACGGAAAAACAATTGCCGTCGTTGGAAGTCCAGGTAACAAAGGAATCGATCGGCGGGAAGGATTTGGAAAAGCCCTGAGTGAGGAAGCGGACGTTGCCATTTTAACGACTGATGATCCAGCGTTTGAAGATCCGCTTGCGATTGCGCGAGAAATTGATAGTTACATTGATCACGATCGAGTGCAGGTCTACTATGAACTAGATCGAAAAAAAGCGATTCAAAAAGCAATTCAACTAGGTGCTCCTAGTGATATAATCGTGGTTCTAGGGAAGGGACAAGATCCCTATCAAAAGATTCAGGGAATTGATACCCCTTATCCGACGGATTCAGTGGTGGTAAAACAGTTTTTAAAGCAACTCCAGTAA
- a CDS encoding carboxylate--amine ligase — MKNVVPKFTPILLGSDFNVYGMARSFYELTGKPVRAIAQQQLAPTRFSKIVDLTFIPGFSEDPAWIKAMRQLKEEYANHSEPVILIGCSDGYAELIAKHKDELNDVFICPYVDYQLLKQLNNKENFYQLCEKYSLPYPGTKIISKADYQHQKIDQPFGYPVAVKPANSVEWVDIQFEGRKKAFIIRDEAEYRSVIGKIYDNGYTSDVIVQDFIPGDDSQMRVVNAYVDRYHHVKMMNLGHPLLEDPAPGAIGNYVAILPEYNDDIYQQLKQFLEQIDYVGYADFDLKWDERDQTFKVFEINLRQGRSSFYVTLNGCNLAQYLIEDYVEDSLKDQPLLLGNKEQKTWKLWLGVSEKTFAQYARDNHEKELAMQLIHQGKVGNTFWYKKDENPMRWLLWKWMDHRYAQKFAQYFHLEKG; from the coding sequence ATGAAAAATGTAGTTCCAAAATTTACCCCAATTTTATTGGGAAGTGATTTTAACGTTTACGGAATGGCACGCTCTTTTTACGAATTAACTGGCAAACCAGTCCGTGCAATTGCGCAGCAGCAATTAGCACCAACGCGGTTCTCAAAGATTGTTGATCTAACGTTTATCCCCGGTTTTAGTGAAGATCCGGCTTGGATTAAAGCAATGCGCCAGTTAAAGGAGGAGTATGCAAATCATTCTGAACCGGTGATTTTAATTGGTTGTAGTGATGGCTATGCCGAACTGATTGCGAAGCACAAGGATGAGCTGAACGATGTGTTTATCTGTCCATACGTTGATTACCAACTATTAAAGCAGTTGAACAATAAAGAAAACTTTTATCAGCTGTGTGAAAAATACTCATTACCATATCCAGGGACCAAAATTATTTCTAAGGCAGATTACCAACACCAAAAAATTGACCAACCATTTGGTTATCCAGTGGCAGTCAAACCTGCCAATAGCGTGGAATGGGTTGATATCCAGTTTGAGGGACGGAAAAAAGCCTTTATTATTCGTGATGAAGCTGAATACCGGTCCGTGATTGGGAAGATTTATGATAACGGTTATACGTCAGATGTAATTGTGCAAGATTTTATTCCTGGTGATGATAGTCAGATGAGAGTGGTTAACGCTTACGTTGATCGTTACCATCACGTTAAGATGATGAATTTAGGACATCCACTGTTAGAAGATCCGGCTCCAGGGGCCATCGGGAATTACGTTGCCATCTTGCCAGAGTATAACGATGACATTTACCAGCAGTTAAAACAATTTTTAGAACAAATCGATTACGTTGGCTATGCCGACTTTGACTTAAAGTGGGACGAACGTGATCAGACGTTTAAAGTTTTTGAAATTAATTTACGGCAGGGACGGAGTAGTTTTTACGTAACTCTGAACGGCTGTAATCTAGCTCAATACCTAATTGAAGATTATGTAGAAGATAGTTTAAAGGATCAGCCACTGCTTCTTGGAAACAAAGAGCAAAAAACGTGGAAACTATGGTTAGGGGTTTCTGAAAAGACCTTTGCACAGTATGCACGTGATAACCACGAAAAAGAGCTGGCTATGCAATTAATCCACCAGGGGAAGGTTGGCAATACCTTTTGGTACAAAAAAGATGAAAACCCGATGCGCTGGTTACTGTGGAAATGGATGGATCATCGGTATGCGCAAAAGTTTGCGCAGTACTTCCATTTAGAAAAAGGATGA
- a CDS encoding aspartate/glutamate racemase family protein, whose protein sequence is MQKFFTILGGMGTEATESYIHLLNERTPTHKDQDYLNYILVNHATVPDRTDYIVDPDHHQSPLVPLAEDVRQQSQLGPQFFALPCNTAHYFYDQLQALTDIPILHMPNLAIAAIAKKFPQAKRVGLIATEGTLKDRIYEVAIQAAGYQFVMPTPTIAKETMTLIYDDVKAQNWVDADLYHHILQQMVEDLHCDVVILGCTEISVAEERAGHANFPVIDAQGELVDESIRLALAARKQ, encoded by the coding sequence ATGCAGAAATTTTTTACAATTTTAGGGGGAATGGGGACGGAAGCAACGGAATCCTACATCCATTTGCTGAACGAACGGACCCCAACCCATAAGGATCAGGACTATTTAAACTATATTTTGGTTAACCACGCTACGGTTCCGGATCGAACGGACTACATCGTGGATCCTGACCATCATCAAAGTCCCTTAGTGCCCTTGGCAGAAGATGTGCGACAACAAAGTCAGTTAGGTCCGCAATTTTTTGCGTTACCTTGTAATACTGCTCATTACTTTTATGATCAACTACAGGCATTGACTGATATTCCCATCCTGCACATGCCCAATTTGGCAATTGCCGCCATTGCTAAAAAATTTCCCCAGGCAAAGCGAGTGGGATTAATCGCTACGGAGGGGACTTTAAAAGATCGAATCTATGAAGTGGCAATTCAAGCAGCTGGCTATCAATTTGTAATGCCGACTCCGACCATTGCCAAAGAGACCATGACGTTGATTTATGACGACGTAAAGGCACAAAACTGGGTTGATGCCGATTTATACCATCATATTTTGCAACAAATGGTGGAAGATTTACACTGCGATGTGGTGATTTTGGGATGTACCGAAATTTCAGTTGCAGAGGAGCGGGCCGGTCACGCTAATTTTCCGGTGATTGATGCGCAAGGAGAACTGGTCGATGAATCAATTCGCTTGGCTTTAGCGGCACGTAAACAATAA
- a CDS encoding metallophosphoesterase family protein — MKFIHTADLHLDTPFTGIKDDEATPQTLWPTLYEAPYGSFQKIVTDAIEQQVDFVLIVGDVFDSKMPSAAAHQFFLNEMQRLNQHHIPVFLSFGNHDFQPDGKSPLQFPQNVRIFGPQVTTERLTLTGGATVAVSGFSYDQQAVLTDKVADFPTGKQADFTIGMVHGAVKSGVDSHYAPFTVPELIDKGYDYWALGHIHKRQQLASHPPINYPGDIQGRHKNEPGEKGYLLISTDETTGSLDTHFVATAPVIYAALELKVTQATDVNTVVNQLVTKIQQAHFQQLHLLNVVLTAPADGVSAAVALNAQNGILLGQLQQTLKDQYQQLNAWVYELTINEQESLHFADLDEVFWQDTQADVFNETHVNELAQKLFKRDFIYQALGNPEAVAELRKQSETFLQGKTNREDFTDEN; from the coding sequence ATGAAGTTTATTCACACTGCTGATTTACATCTTGATACCCCGTTTACGGGAATTAAAGATGATGAAGCAACCCCGCAGACACTTTGGCCAACTTTATACGAGGCTCCCTACGGATCGTTTCAAAAAATTGTAACGGATGCAATTGAGCAACAGGTTGACTTTGTATTAATCGTTGGGGATGTCTTTGATAGCAAAATGCCGAGTGCCGCAGCGCATCAATTTTTTTTGAATGAGATGCAACGCCTTAACCAGCATCACATTCCTGTTTTTCTGTCATTTGGAAATCATGATTTTCAACCAGATGGAAAATCCCCTTTGCAATTTCCTCAAAACGTCCGGATCTTTGGCCCTCAGGTTACTACGGAGCGGTTGACCCTAACAGGTGGAGCAACGGTAGCCGTCAGTGGTTTTAGTTATGATCAGCAAGCTGTTTTGACGGATAAGGTGGCTGACTTTCCGACCGGAAAACAGGCTGATTTTACGATTGGAATGGTTCATGGAGCGGTTAAATCAGGGGTGGATTCACACTATGCTCCCTTCACCGTGCCAGAATTGATCGATAAAGGCTATGATTATTGGGCGTTAGGTCATATTCATAAACGGCAGCAGTTAGCGTCCCATCCTCCAATTAACTATCCAGGAGACATTCAAGGCCGGCATAAAAATGAACCAGGCGAAAAGGGCTATTTATTAATTTCGACTGATGAAACAACTGGTTCACTAGACACGCACTTCGTTGCCACCGCTCCCGTGATTTATGCTGCTTTGGAATTAAAAGTGACCCAAGCAACTGATGTCAACACGGTAGTTAATCAGTTAGTGACTAAAATACAACAAGCCCATTTTCAGCAGTTACACTTGTTAAATGTGGTTTTAACCGCCCCGGCCGATGGAGTTAGTGCCGCAGTTGCTTTAAACGCTCAAAATGGGATCTTATTGGGACAACTGCAACAAACTTTGAAAGATCAGTACCAACAGTTGAATGCGTGGGTTTATGAATTAACAATTAACGAGCAAGAATCATTACATTTTGCTGATTTAGATGAAGTATTTTGGCAGGATACCCAAGCAGACGTATTTAATGAAACCCATGTTAATGAATTGGCCCAAAAGTTGTTTAAACGAGATTTTATTTATCAAGCATTAGGGAATCCAGAAGCAGTGGCCGAGCTGCGGAAGCAAAGCGAAACGTTCCTACAGGGAAAAACTAATCGGGAGGATTTTACCGATGAAAATTGA
- a CDS encoding DUF1516 family protein: MLILVILGAWLLLLGSTSCGILLHQDKQVVKALIISRGLYIMILILEVVLVLQHFNQHPWLALANFLVTIVAVSLIDITFQRKFLGMLSHTIALATIISIIVAIFLVLPLS, from the coding sequence ATGTTAATTTTAGTCATTTTAGGGGCCTGGCTGCTTCTACTTGGATCCACTAGTTGTGGAATTTTGCTGCATCAAGATAAGCAGGTAGTCAAGGCCTTAATTATCAGTCGTGGTTTGTACATCATGATCTTAATTTTAGAAGTAGTGTTAGTTCTACAACATTTTAATCAACATCCTTGGCTAGCACTTGCAAACTTTTTGGTCACCATCGTCGCCGTTTCTTTAATTGACATCACCTTTCAACGTAAGTTTTTGGGGATGTTGTCTCATACAATTGCACTGGCCACCATCATTAGTATCATTGTGGCCATATTCTTAGTGCTCCCCTTAAGTTAA
- a CDS encoding transglycosylase domain-containing protein: protein MQSKQTPWWKRAFRAIWEQFKRLNHRFLLTRWFIIIVLLLTLVSVTYLTVIAKTAHVRDLQSNLSRSTVIYDQNGAQAGKLYAQKGTYVNADQISPNLADAITSTEDRNFYHEHGFSMKGYGRAVLLAITNKLTGKNQISGGGSTISQQLAKNTFLSQQQILSRKFKELFISIEIENIYSKKQILTMYMNNAYFGNGVYGVQDASRKYFGMDADELPVQDAAVLAGMLQNPSNNPIDHPEAAKQRRNVVLQLMADNKKIPQSKVKYYQSLPLGTKDTFTVGNNYKYPSYFDAVINEAISKYGLSEKAIMNNGYKIYTNLNQQQQQSFQTDFKDPSLFPQNAADGTKVQAASVALNPKTGGVQAVVGGRNKDVFRGFNRATDIKRQPGSTMKPLAVYAPALENGFKYDSELVNKKLSYGKNHYTPKNINDVYTGKVPMYQALAQSLNAPAVWTLDQIGVNKGYEAVQKFNLPVTKKDDNLALALGGLSTGVSPQQLAGAYTAFANQGRLTKPFYITKIVDSTGKTIVQNNGSTPTQVMSKNTARQMTSMMLGVFNYGTGTTAKPAGYQVAGKTGSTEADNSTDADATRDKWVVGYTPDVVVATWEGFDSTNSEHHLENLSGTGVNSLFKHQMEQILPYTEQHQFKVQDTATMIAAKNSRQNKVTPGGSEWMQKAEELNQKLLNKGTNLTDKAIEKARSFLGF, encoded by the coding sequence ATGCAATCTAAACAAACCCCCTGGTGGAAACGTGCATTTCGTGCCATCTGGGAGCAGTTCAAACGACTGAATCATCGCTTTTTACTGACACGATGGTTCATTATCATTGTGTTGTTATTGACGTTAGTTTCTGTGACCTATCTTACGGTGATAGCTAAAACTGCCCACGTTCGTGATTTACAATCAAACTTGTCTCGTTCGACGGTGATTTATGATCAAAATGGAGCGCAAGCGGGGAAACTATACGCGCAAAAAGGAACGTATGTAAATGCTGATCAAATTTCCCCTAATTTAGCGGATGCCATTACTTCAACGGAAGATCGTAATTTTTATCATGAACACGGTTTTTCGATGAAGGGATACGGTCGCGCCGTTTTATTGGCAATTACCAATAAACTAACTGGTAAAAATCAGATTAGTGGGGGTGGGAGTACCATTTCTCAACAACTAGCTAAGAATACCTTCTTATCTCAACAACAGATCTTATCGCGAAAATTTAAAGAATTATTCATTTCAATTGAAATCGAAAACATTTATTCGAAGAAACAAATTCTAACGATGTATATGAATAATGCTTACTTTGGAAATGGGGTTTATGGGGTTCAGGATGCCTCACGCAAGTATTTTGGAATGGATGCGGATGAATTACCGGTGCAAGACGCAGCGGTGCTAGCCGGGATGTTGCAAAATCCTAGCAATAATCCGATTGATCACCCAGAAGCAGCTAAACAACGGCGGAACGTCGTTTTACAGTTGATGGCTGATAATAAGAAGATTCCGCAAAGCAAGGTTAAGTACTACCAGTCGTTACCACTAGGAACAAAGGATACTTTTACGGTTGGCAATAACTATAAGTATCCGTCTTATTTTGATGCAGTGATCAACGAGGCCATTAGTAAGTACGGTTTATCGGAAAAAGCCATTATGAATAATGGTTACAAGATTTATACCAATTTGAATCAGCAACAGCAACAAAGTTTTCAAACGGACTTTAAGGATCCCAGTCTCTTTCCCCAAAATGCAGCTGACGGAACAAAAGTCCAAGCTGCTTCAGTGGCGTTAAACCCTAAAACTGGAGGGGTTCAGGCCGTGGTCGGTGGTCGAAATAAGGATGTCTTTCGGGGCTTCAACCGGGCAACTGACATTAAACGACAACCTGGTTCTACGATGAAACCACTGGCCGTTTATGCCCCTGCCTTAGAGAATGGGTTTAAGTATGATTCAGAGCTGGTGAATAAGAAACTTTCGTATGGCAAGAATCACTACACCCCGAAAAACATTAATGATGTTTATACGGGGAAGGTCCCAATGTATCAAGCGTTAGCCCAAAGTTTAAATGCCCCAGCTGTGTGGACTTTAGATCAAATTGGGGTTAACAAGGGGTATGAAGCCGTCCAGAAGTTTAATTTACCGGTTACTAAAAAAGATGACAATTTAGCATTAGCATTAGGAGGTCTTTCTACGGGAGTTTCACCCCAACAACTGGCAGGAGCTTATACGGCTTTTGCTAATCAGGGAAGGCTCACGAAACCGTTTTACATTACCAAAATCGTAGACTCAACGGGGAAAACGATCGTACAGAACAATGGTTCAACTCCTACACAGGTAATGTCTAAAAATACCGCTCGGCAAATGACCAGTATGATGTTAGGGGTCTTTAATTACGGAACAGGAACTACAGCTAAACCAGCTGGGTACCAAGTGGCTGGAAAGACAGGGAGTACTGAGGCTGACAATAGTACTGATGCAGATGCGACTCGAGACAAGTGGGTTGTTGGTTACACCCCAGATGTAGTTGTGGCTACGTGGGAAGGATTCGACAGTACTAATTCTGAACATCACTTGGAAAATCTGAGTGGAACTGGAGTCAACTCGCTCTTTAAACATCAGATGGAACAAATTTTGCCGTACACGGAGCAACATCAATTTAAAGTCCAAGATACGGCTACGATGATTGCTGCCAAAAATAGTCGGCAAAATAAAGTAACTCCTGGTGGAAGTGAGTGGATGCAAAAAGCTGAAGAATTGAACCAAAAACTCTTGAATAAAGGAACTAACTTAACTGATAAAGCGATTGAGAAAGCGCGGAGTTTCTTAGGATTTTAA
- the argS gene encoding arginine--tRNA ligase yields the protein MDYKQLVANVVAEAVDNQVSSSDVYPKVETPKTAQNGDLAFPTFMLAKTMHQNPKEIAETIVANIDSEAFAKVQAVGPYVNFFLNQGQVSSQVLETILTEKDHYGDNHDGDNGVVTIDMSSPNIAKPMSMGHLRSTVIGNSIAKILTKNGYRPIKDNHLGDWGTQFGKLITAYLKWGNEEDVKRDPIHYLVKYYVEFHQRDEADPALDEEAREWFKKLEDGDPEAVKLWKWFRDVSLKAFNQTYQKLGVDFDTYNGESFYNDKLQDVVDTLKADGLLEKSQGASVVDLSDQDLNPALILKSDGASLYVTRDIATAIYRDQTYHPVMNLYVVGSEQTYYFKQLKAVLQKMGLQSAAGLHHVPFGLITVNGKKLSTRHGNIVLLNEVLDESVKMAHQQIKEKNPTLANQDHVAEEVGVGAVIFGDLKNARIDSIDFNIQEQLKFEGETGPYVQYAHARAESVLAKASEQDYQNGNHQLEDPEAWEIIKLLQSFPDVVKKANAEFEPSVIAKYSLRLAKAFNKYYAHTKILTADEQIKARLALVKSVSIILKESLRLLGVKAPDEM from the coding sequence ATGGATTACAAACAATTAGTAGCTAACGTGGTGGCAGAGGCAGTTGATAACCAGGTTAGTTCCAGTGATGTCTACCCCAAGGTAGAAACACCCAAAACGGCTCAAAATGGTGATTTAGCCTTTCCAACGTTTATGTTGGCCAAAACCATGCACCAAAATCCAAAGGAAATTGCAGAAACAATTGTGGCTAACATTGATTCGGAAGCGTTCGCAAAGGTGCAAGCAGTGGGACCATACGTGAACTTCTTTCTCAATCAGGGACAAGTGAGTTCGCAGGTGTTAGAAACCATTTTGACCGAAAAGGATCACTATGGTGATAATCATGATGGTGATAATGGGGTAGTAACCATTGATATGTCGTCTCCTAACATTGCCAAGCCAATGTCAATGGGGCACTTACGTTCAACTGTGATTGGAAACTCAATCGCAAAGATTTTAACCAAAAATGGGTACCGCCCCATTAAAGATAATCATTTGGGGGACTGGGGAACTCAGTTTGGAAAATTAATCACCGCCTATCTTAAGTGGGGAAACGAAGAAGACGTTAAACGGGATCCAATTCACTACTTAGTTAAATACTACGTGGAATTTCACCAACGAGACGAAGCAGATCCAGCTTTAGACGAAGAAGCACGAGAATGGTTCAAGAAGTTGGAAGACGGTGATCCGGAGGCAGTTAAGCTCTGGAAGTGGTTCCGGGATGTTTCTTTAAAGGCGTTTAATCAAACCTACCAAAAATTAGGCGTTGATTTTGATACTTACAACGGAGAATCGTTTTACAACGACAAGTTACAGGACGTTGTTGACACGTTAAAAGCAGATGGCTTGTTAGAAAAATCGCAGGGAGCTTCTGTAGTTGATTTAAGTGATCAAGATTTAAATCCGGCCTTAATTCTAAAGTCAGATGGTGCTTCTTTATACGTTACTAGAGACATTGCCACGGCAATCTATCGAGACCAAACGTATCATCCGGTGATGAACTTATATGTGGTGGGTTCTGAACAGACTTACTACTTTAAACAGTTAAAGGCGGTTCTACAAAAAATGGGCTTACAGTCCGCTGCCGGTTTACATCACGTGCCGTTTGGTCTGATCACCGTGAACGGAAAGAAACTATCCACCCGGCATGGAAACATTGTGCTGTTAAACGAGGTTTTAGACGAGTCTGTGAAGATGGCTCACCAACAAATCAAGGAAAAGAATCCGACCTTAGCTAACCAAGATCATGTTGCTGAAGAAGTTGGAGTGGGTGCTGTTATTTTTGGGGATTTAAAGAACGCCCGAATTGATAGCATTGATTTCAACATCCAGGAACAGTTGAAATTTGAAGGGGAGACCGGACCATACGTGCAATATGCCCATGCACGAGCTGAAAGTGTTCTGGCTAAAGCGTCTGAACAAGATTATCAAAATGGAAACCATCAGTTAGAGGATCCAGAGGCCTGGGAAATCATTAAACTCTTACAGTCCTTCCCAGACGTGGTCAAAAAGGCCAACGCTGAATTTGAACCATCTGTAATTGCCAAGTACTCATTACGCTTGGCAAAAGCCTTTAATAAGTACTATGCGCACACTAAGATTCTGACTGCTGATGAACAGATTAAGGCTCGATTAGCATTAGTTAAGAGTGTTTCTATCATCTTAAAAGAATCATTACGCTTGCTTGGAGTAAAAGCTCCTGACGAAATGTAA
- a CDS encoding YlbF family regulator, protein MSDNKIMEQAQKMQEAVVKSEEFTNLKNAFEALQNEKEAYKVFTEFQKNQSDLRQKQMAGQEITPDDMKYARELADKMNTLPAIKVLMEREKAMGKLIDDANMVITEPLRKLYEG, encoded by the coding sequence ATGTCAGATAATAAAATTATGGAACAAGCCCAAAAAATGCAAGAAGCAGTGGTAAAGTCAGAAGAATTTACTAACTTGAAGAACGCCTTTGAAGCATTACAAAACGAAAAAGAAGCTTACAAGGTTTTCACTGAGTTTCAAAAGAATCAAAGTGATTTACGGCAAAAACAAATGGCTGGACAAGAAATTACTCCAGATGACATGAAATATGCCCGGGAATTAGCAGATAAGATGAACACGTTACCAGCCATCAAGGTTTTAATGGAACGGGAAAAGGCCATGGGCAAGTTAATTGATGATGCCAACATGGTAATCACTGAACCACTCCGTAAACTTTACGAAGGTTAG
- a CDS encoding fluoride efflux transporter FluC: MFLTLVLGSGLGAVGRSTITNLLKKKELGILATLLVNLGGCFIAGMLLGANSTSWLAALFLGFIGGFTTYSTFNGELASFYFQRKYLSLAGYLLISYGGGLLACYVGYLLG, translated from the coding sequence GTGTTTCTTACTCTTGTACTCGGAAGCGGTTTGGGAGCAGTTGGTCGTTCTACAATTACCAACCTCTTGAAAAAGAAAGAATTGGGTATTCTGGCCACCCTATTGGTTAATCTCGGTGGTTGTTTCATTGCCGGAATGCTACTTGGTGCTAACTCCACCAGCTGGCTTGCTGCCCTGTTTCTCGGCTTTATCGGTGGTTTTACAACCTACTCAACATTTAATGGAGAGTTAGCATCATTTTACTTTCAAAGAAAGTACCTCTCCTTAGCTGGGTACCTTCTAATTAGTTACGGAGGCGGATTATTAGCTTGCTACGTCGGCTATTTACTCGGATAA
- a CDS encoding CrcB family protein: METILVLLGGIVGGGLRIGLTDFLPTVTFPYVTLLINLSGALLLPFWNNYWAIKTHCTPKLRKAVGVGLIGSFTTFSGITLDVGHLLLHHALSLLVLYLLITMVGGLILAILGDQWSNALREKEGI; this comes from the coding sequence GTGGAAACTATTTTAGTTTTGCTTGGTGGAATTGTCGGTGGTGGTCTTCGAATCGGTCTAACTGATTTTCTCCCAACCGTTACATTTCCGTATGTAACGTTACTAATTAACTTAAGCGGAGCTTTATTACTTCCTTTCTGGAATAATTACTGGGCTATCAAAACCCATTGTACACCCAAGCTACGTAAAGCTGTTGGTGTGGGCTTAATTGGTTCCTTTACTACTTTTTCTGGAATTACTCTGGATGTCGGTCATTTATTGCTCCACCATGCCCTTAGTTTATTAGTGCTTTATCTTCTCATCACCATGGTCGGAGGCTTGATTTTAGCTATTTTAGGAGATCAATGGTCTAATGCTTTACGAGAAAAGGAGGGAATTTAA
- a CDS encoding MarR family winged helix-turn-helix transcriptional regulator, which produces MAVNSEKGNQNVYLSNEDLDNIKSQLCFAIYSTNKKFNHFYQEVLKSFDLTYPQYLVMIVLWEYSPITVHQLGQSIDLDSGTLTPLLKRLGKKGWITKTRSTEDERVVNVALTSYAEEMKDKIRNHVAKAFEALGLDKDDVQESMEGLYSISKKLDTLDIKQFNS; this is translated from the coding sequence ATGGCAGTAAACAGCGAAAAAGGAAATCAAAACGTTTACCTATCGAATGAAGATTTGGATAACATAAAAAGTCAACTATGTTTTGCTATTTATAGCACCAATAAGAAATTCAATCATTTTTACCAAGAGGTATTGAAGAGCTTTGACCTTACATATCCGCAGTATTTGGTAATGATTGTTTTATGGGAATATTCTCCAATTACTGTTCATCAACTAGGGCAAAGTATTGATCTTGACAGTGGGACACTAACCCCATTGTTAAAGCGGTTGGGTAAAAAGGGATGGATTACCAAAACGCGTTCTACAGAAGACGAACGAGTAGTTAATGTTGCTCTTACTTCCTATGCAGAAGAAATGAAGGACAAAATTCGGAATCATGTGGCGAAAGCCTTTGAAGCACTTGGTCTTGATAAAGACGACGTTCAAGAATCGATGGAAGGTCTTTACAGTATTTCTAAGAAATTAGATACGTTGGATATCAAACAATTTAATTCATAA